The genomic DNA gcctctctccactgagcactcactgctctaatcctccatctttcccaccccTCCATTGAGTATTCATTTGTCATAGTGGCACTGGAatctatacatgtatgtgtatatgtatgtgtatgtgtatgtattccaAACAGCTTTACATGCAAACATTTATTGCAATTCATTGTTGGTCTGGTTTCTAAAGCACCATAAAGACTGGACCAGTGATAAGACTtgtctcagatatcctgctgttgcccagagtcagGGTGATGTTGTGGTTAGGCAGGGCATCCAAAGGCAGGTTTTGTGCAAGCTCCTAGCTGCCACCCACACCCATCCTGgccctcaaagtctgcctccctGACCGTTGCCAGGCTCAACCTTTGTGCTTGTAGTCTATGGGCAGTATTTCTGCTTCACACTCTTCATCTCCCAGCAGAGCAAGCAGCACAGCAGGTGCAGTGGCTCCATGCTGGGGGCCTGCTGACAGGCCTCAAACAGGCCCTGTTCAGTAATGATGTTTCCCTTGgagctccaggctgctgcacaCCACTTTGTCCTGGGTGCTGCCTGTACCCTGGCTCACCCTGGCACTGGGGTTTTCATCTAGCTTCTGGGGTCAGTTTCTTCCCCAGCCAAATGGAGTATCCCCCTTCAAATTTTGCTCtcatatattttatactttttaaatgacTATAAGGTAGCAGATTTCCATATAACTTTTTCATGTGCTCTTCATTTTGATTGACTCCATTGATGTCTCTCACCTCTCCCATTGCTTCACTCCCTTTTCTACTAAACTTTTCAATCCCCATTATTCTCCAGGATCAATATTTAGGTACCTACAAGGAGATCtgtttaaaatatactaaatttttaaaaactcaattaaaattatgaagtatCCTACACTGTTGAAATGCATATGCCAAGATggtttagtagttaagagcacttgtagcTCTTGCacaggacatgagttcaattcccaggacctacatggtggctcacagccatctgtaactccagttccaggggagccaacaCGTTCTCCTGACTTTCATGAGCagatggtacacatatatacatgcagtaagaacattcatatacataaaataaataaatctttaaaaatttaaataaataaaatatactaaataaTACCAAATATTCTATAAAACACTTATAGAATGCTATTTTAGAATATGCATGTTCATAACTACATGAAAAAAACAGCACAACTATCTATTTTTATGAGTAACCAATGTTCAGTAAAGTTGAGAAACTTGATTATAGTCACTGATCAGTGGTAGATAATATAATAACCtgattttaaaatcaagaaagcaagagagagagaaagttgtcTTGGAGTTGCAGGGGGAGGGTGGATCTGAGAAGAGTTCAGGGAGTGGAAATCATGATCAGACcatattgtataaaaatttattatcaattaaaattaaaagaaaaacacataaaagtaTATGAGAAATTGTATTCCtcaaggaagagcacaccaattgtttGTTCAATACCAATAGTCATCTCTGAAAATATGCATCCAAAAGTAACATTATCCAGACTTACATGCAAAGAgggtgtatttgtgtatttaggaatatatgaatgtatatccccatacatatttgtatgtaacaacaattaatgaagaaagagtgcataaatttgaaagagagcaagcaggGATATGTGGATGAGATTGAAGGGAGGAAATGAAAGgggagaaattatataattatattataacctcaaacaataaaaagaaataattttaaaattaaataaaaagcaagcaaaacaaacaatcaaaaatcCATATTCATgttctattttaatgttttggaTAACATTTGCTAAATTCCTACACAGTAATATTGGACCTTAAAAAATAATCTAATCTTGGTATGACAGTATATTTATGTCCTCCTCATGGAAAATAGTCCTAATATTATGTTTGACACATAGATTATATCATTAATTCATTATCACTGAATGATTGAACAAGCATACAAAAAAGGTATAAAGTATATTAGTGTAGTCAAAATTCTTGAAGGTTGGCAGATTTCAAACTACATGAAAAATCAGCATGACTTTCTTCTTTATCAGTAACCTTTATTAGTACAGTGTCTCACTAGACACTGTACTCCAATCTTCCTTCTCCAATTTTGATACTAACACCACTATGCTTGATATTCCCTTGTGTTTTGTGTACATTCCTCTGCTGGCAATTTAGATTCACTGAATTGGTCCCTTGAGCCAATTGCAGAGTACTCTACTAAAGATAAAACTTTAGGACTCCATgtgacataaaatatattaacaaacCATCATTGTCTTAAAACAACATCTCCtgaaactgtttctatttccactttcacaCTTTCTTGTCTCTCAGCAATCAAAGGAACAAATCCACTTAggataaaatgagaaaacagacaaaaacatttACAGTGAAACCCAAACTAGTTACCTGGTGGAGGTAATAGTTAATGAAATAGCAATGGAAGACATTTCCACTGTTCTAACAGCTCTGAGACACTGTATGAAAATCACAGGTAAGTTGGACATAAAAAGCAGTGCAAGTCTCTCAAACCAACTCAGAGTTCAACTTTATCAAAGATTTACTATAATTATACTTTGAAACGTGCTATTATTGCTTACatccatttatatattttctgttgATTGAAAGCAAAAATTTATTGTCTCCACAGTTCTTATTCTGTATTTACAGACTGTTTAGTGTTATTTTGAAGAAATATTCCTTAATTGTAGGTAATCTATTGACATCTGACTTTTGCTAGCtgtataaaattaatgaaaattaccAAATCTGAACCCAAATGCTTCCTCTGagaagaagaataaaagttttaGAAACATGTTAGGATAATTAAATGAGACaattccatcaattactggatgaaaactctatgatgatagttgggttattcatcaatctgattacaggggtaggctaCTTCAGGCATCCTCTTTACTATTTCTGGGATCTTAGCTGGAGTCCTTATGGATTCTTGGGAATGAAATGTACAAGCTTCTGATCACTGAAATTAATAATGCCTTTAATAAATCACTATGATTATGAATATACTGTCAACATTGagaattcatttaaaacaaacaagccattCAAGAGCCTAGTTGTAGAATTTTTGGAAcacaattatttataaaatatcaattttcaaaaacattttttgaaatttcaaCTCTATTTTGAAcagagaaatattattttaagaaaattatctCATTTAAAGTTATAAATGCATTAAGTGGTCCACTTGAACTAAAAATTATAATCTCTTTCAAGACAAAGCCATATGTTCCTATGATGCTAAATGAGTTTATAATATCTTTTAATAAATCCATAGAGTTTTAATATGACAGTCTTAATattagtttatttcatttttcttctgtgttttttttttgtagatggCTAGATAATGAACTAAAAGTGTGAGATTAGGTACTTGTTCCAAATTCtctatttggaaaaaaattaaatgaagtatCTATAAGGGAATATAcaatcaaataaattaaataaaccttcatgaaatattatttattaattttctaacATTTCTGTGAAATTTAACCTTTCAATTCACTTTTTGCTTCTCTACGAGCATTATTATTAGTGGATTAAAgtgtcttttttcattttaaaaaatgcttatagATATTAATGCTAGTATTTATGAAGTTATTGGATGTGGCCTTATAGTCTCTCTTTCCCttagttttcatatatatatatatatatatatatatatatatatatatgaatattaatattGAAAATTGATCCTGTCCATTATTATTGAAAGTAATTAATgtactctatttttatttctctggaaagaatcacataaataaataggaaaatagCAGAAAAGAATTTAACAGAATAAGTTGAATCACTCAGTGAGTTCTCCTGTAGTGTTTGCTAAATCCAAATGAACAAATATTCTGGAAGAATTCTTATAGCATGATCTAGACCCTGAAGTGAGAATTCTGACatgagaatatttttattttttattgtttacttaCTTAGGTATTTAAATCCTTTGCATATATTATATTTGGTAATATTATTtccccccaactcatcccagaTCTTCTCCATTTCCATATCCATTCAACTTCATGTTTAtagattattttataaaatttgaaatttgaagtTGAAGTAGATATTACCACACCTTGAATTAAACAATTATTCTTCCCTGTTCTTCATTCACCACAATTATGaggaaatctttaaaatttgaatgtGTAAAGAATAAAGACAATGTGATCAACAAATTATGTTTGGAGATGTCCTCTGTGCTATTTATTCTAATGACTTCTATTTAATGAGGtttgactgaagaaaaaaaaatggataattgTAGGAAAAGTTTAGAAAAACTGTCCTTTCAAAGTCAGTGTGTCATGGAGGGAAATGATCATCCAGGCATCATGAAATGGTACCAATCATATTCAAATACACATACCAAAACTGAAATGCAGTTAGTCAGAATCCCTAATGTGTCTCTCAAAAGAGCATCCTTTTACCTCTCAACTCTAATGTATCCTTCAGTACAGTTTTCTCCCAGCGAATATTACATAGATTGCCCATACTTTACCTAGTTTATTTCAAGGGTCATTGTTGTTATTTATCTCATTGTGGAGACTTGGAAAGGATACAACTTGAGTATACTTTCATAATGAAACCAAAGATTAATTGTAACCATGATGCTGGACAAATACTAtcattgttaatttttattttgaattattcaaGGAATTCATCTCAGATTCTTTTAGAAGGTAAGTAAGAAGTAAATTTGATGAAATGGGTAGAAGGAAATAAGATGTTAATAACCTAActctggcctggagagatgtctctacagttaagagcaatggctgttcttccagagaccctaagttcaattcccagcagtcacatggcagctcacaacctcctatgAGATCTAATGCTGTCTCTGGCATGCAGGAGCATattcagacagaacactgtatacatacatacatacatacatacatacatacatacatacatacatataacctAACCCACTTAACATTATGAACTTAATGAGATGAATTAAATTTTTGGACATAATCTTTATACTAAAGATACTAAAATACATCCTTGGAATATTTAATGGTCTAGGAatctatgaatttttaaaatttgtatcaaaTGAACACAATCCGTTGAGTTTTCATAAATGGTTTTACATAAAGATATATTAAAACAGCCCTATAGCTAGATATTTGATCACCTACTTAAAGAGCATCCTTTAACCTCTCAACTCTAATGTATCCTTGTTTCCTTAAGCCTGTTATTCTGGTCTTTGAAGACTGGTATAGAAATGTTAATGGAGGGAAGGGGTAGTCTCATTTACAGACACCTACTAAGACATTTCTTTATAGCATTCTTTCACAGCTCTAACCCATAAAAGGAAAGTGAATAATTACATTGCTCTCAGTAAAATGTTAAAATCAAAGTACACATAAGAAGAAAAGTAGATACAACTTTAAAAGAGGATAAAATACAATGCACTGATAGATTTCCAAAATAGTACTAATCTAATAatgtatatttacttatttttcatccTAAAAGTATGGTTATTCATCAACAATGACACATTCTAGGATTATAACAGGCAGTGGGAAGAAAGCAAGTGTCTCAGTGTTTTCAAATGTGAGCATGTTACTCTTATAGTTTTAGGAACAATAAATCAGCAAATAAATCAGAAATTTCAGTATTATGattatttaaacatatttataacACTCTTTACactctaaaatttaaatattgaaatttatgtttaaagaataaaataaagtttgGTAGGACCAACAAAGAGCTCCAGCATATGGGAAATCATGTAAAATCAGCTCTTCCAGTATCATAACAACCCTCAGGCTCAGATGTGGACAATGCCCAATTAAGGActttttgtattaaaaatatgCTATACCAAGAGAGTTCATTCAGAGGACTTACATGAAGTATGCTGTATATATGAagtcattaggaattattttaacTTCAGTGTCTATTTTAAATATGAGCATAAGTGTGTTATTACAGGAACTTCAGCTAGATAGAGATTGCAGTCAAATCTTGCCTATTTCATGATAAGGTATTTTGGGGGCTAGAGCTTTAATAAGTAAAAACATCATTCTAATCAAAACCAAACTCAGATCaactacaaataatgctactaaaGAAGTAAGTCAAATAATGGTTCACAGTTTATTtagatatatatgtgtatatgtacatgtttatgtgttgTAGATTCCATTTGATAATTTTTCAACAGAGAACTTGGAACAAGTGCTTAGGCATatcacataaagtaaataattgAGAAAACACCTTATAATAGACATAAAATTAAGTAATACACAGGTTGCACAGCACAGCATAAAGAAGAGGATGATGCCAACAAGTGATTAAATAGAAGTCAGTATTACCCTtcctttactttaaaattatattaagcacaaaacatattaaaataacttTGATAATAAAATCTGTCCTTTTGTAAATGTACCAAGTGATAACTGGAGTTGATGGGAAATGATAATATAGTCTAAGTGGTGTAGGTTGGCACCTATGAATATAGGTTTTATGTATGTGAACAACAAGTATTACTTCTAAAACCACAGAaataagagagagggggaaaagtgATTTGGGTGACATTGCATTGTACAACACATAATCACAATTGTGAACATGTATATAGAGATTTCAAACGTTTCACATATATCAGCACTTATAACTTAAACTCATCCTTTGATATGGGCTTGTCTACAGAAGAAACTGCATTTGCAAAGAGAGGAAATGGAGCAAAGAGGGTTAACTGATTTTCAGGCATTTAGATTAAGTGGTTTAGATTCATTCAATACTAGGTATCCTTAACCTTTCCTGGATGTGTGTCAACTGCAGGATATCCCACTTTCTATGAAAATTAAAAGCCTCTTTCTGATATCATCAACTGGATACTCACCTTAGAACAAGGCCACTGGATTATATATTAAATCCATAATTCTTATTTGAGGAACCGCCATTCTATCTCATATTAGTTGCACTAAGACAACATCACTACTGAAATGTTTGAGTTCTTTTCTCTCCACATCTTCACCagaatatttttcataattttcattCTCACTGAGATGACAGGCTATGCTATTGCTCATGGTTTGATACTAAACTGCATTTCAAACTGTCTTCAAGTGTTGTTCTATGTTCTCAGAAAGGTAATTTAAAAATCGCTTGTATTGAATGGCTTTAAATTGCACTTGAAGGTGGAAACAGCATACAACAACAGTATGAGAGctccttgttttggtttttactAATCCTCAATTCTACTTgattctttctgatttttcttttatatttggcagaagaaaaaaaagtaagtgcAGAATGAGAAACCGTACAGAAACCACAGAGTTTATTCTTCTGGGGTTATCGGATGATCCTAAGCTCCAGGTTGTCATCTTCGTCTTTCTCTTCATCACCTACACACTCAGCATCACAGGAAACTTGACCATCATCACTCTCACCCTGCTGGATTCCCAGCTCCAGACccccatgtatttcttcctcagGAATTTTTCTGTATTAGAAGTATCTTTCACAACTGTCACTATACCCAAGTTCTTAGGCAACATAATCTCAGGAGATAAAACCATTTCCTTCAACAACTGCATAGCTCAGTTATTTTTTTTCATCCTTTTGGGAGTGACTGAATTTTATCTTCTAGCTGCCATGTCCTATGATCGCTATGTCGCCATCTGCAAGCCCCTGCATTACCTAACCATCATGAGTCAGAAAGTCTGCACAATGCTTGTCTTTGCCTGCTGGCTGGTCTCTTTCCTGATCATCTTCCCGGCACTCATGTTGCTCCTACAGCTTGATTACTGTGGGTCCAATATCATTGATCACTATACCTGTGATTATTTCCCTCTGCTGCAAATTTCCTGTTCAGATACAAACTTCCTGGAGAAGATGGGGTTTTCCTGTGCTGTCTTTACTCTAATGTTTACTTTG from Cricetulus griseus strain 17A/GY chromosome 1 unlocalized genomic scaffold, alternate assembly CriGri-PICRH-1.0 chr1_0, whole genome shotgun sequence includes the following:
- the LOC100772303 gene encoding olfactory receptor 6C1 produces the protein MRNRTETTEFILLGLSDDPKLQVVIFVFLFITYTLSITGNLTIITLTLLDSQLQTPMYFFLRNFSVLEVSFTTVTIPKFLGNIISGDKTISFNNCIAQLFFFILLGVTEFYLLAAMSYDRYVAICKPLHYLTIMSQKVCTMLVFACWLVSFLIIFPALMLLLQLDYCGSNIIDHYTCDYFPLLQISCSDTNFLEKMGFSCAVFTLMFTLALIFLSYTYIIRTIVKIPSASQRTKAFSTCSSHMIVISISYGSCIFMYIKPSASDRASLTKGVAVLNTSVAPMLNPFIYSLRNQQVKQAFLNMARKMVFFTGNVK